A single region of the Triticum dicoccoides isolate Atlit2015 ecotype Zavitan chromosome 2B, WEW_v2.0, whole genome shotgun sequence genome encodes:
- the LOC119367536 gene encoding protein PELPK2-like, translated as MVSSKNTALLFLAVLLLSCAAMASAARGLEETAPEDDYPAEAPEVAPEHELLPPFPGLPSFPKVELPPMPEMPTIPGFSFPELEPEADEP; from the coding sequence ATGGTTTCCTCCAAGAACACCGCGCTTCTTTTCCTGGCCGTGCTGCTGCTCTCGTGCGCCGCAATGGCCAGCGCGGCACGGGGCCTGGAGGAGACGGCGCCTGAGGACGACTACCCGGCCGAGGCGCCCGAGGTGGCGCCGGAGCACGAGCTGCTGCCGCCGTTCCCGGGGTTGCCGTCGTTCCCGAAGGTCGAGCTGCCCCCCATGCCCGAGATGCCTACGATTCCCGGGTTCAGCTTTCCCGAGCTCGAGCCGGAGGCCGATGAGCCGTGA